From the Lolium rigidum isolate FL_2022 chromosome 2, APGP_CSIRO_Lrig_0.1, whole genome shotgun sequence genome, one window contains:
- the LOC124692846 gene encoding UV-stimulated scaffold protein A homolog codes for MPRATFSSGRPPSSPSAESGSNPSISSTVDTSIASLIERATSTTAPSVDPVLLRAIKSSARASDGAIRDAFRLLLSLMSKPHSHVRLLAFSIVDELFMRSKLFRSLLADALDGFVPLAVGFRSDDQLPPPAASANTLRKSAIQALERWHHLFGVHYRQLRLAVEYLKESARIQFPGIRAAVEARAAREARTQEILTAKVEQLRQDIASIKAEIRSTIQEIRNGLVIIRAEYEKFEGYVDDNEEEQEVASLAMRSIRAASLMAGEWVPETKENEAVFDALREAYRLLMSKHFGTIQDWISVLIRVNLADNRFRDSALKELIDVKNEIRAVRGQCNELGLDLDNVRRKKDIQEEEDEDWEEGKIEVPSPDRAESSADVAGSSKDARKGKGVVGAVNSGDNDMPNAGNTSQEMDPERARLLAEAPLVSWSSVLDRWGSNGDAHVNQRGLELESHWGRMDNDAVIPAAKIAELNVHHSVYKEEPVEILPCRAPLKKGGLCHRKDLKICPFHGPIIPRDSQGKPIGLNDGSSGAGGDPVEQSGDICDAGGRIPIETNGSSDGEYTPEPSSSMTTNSNNDTGVLDGAHNLGKNTMDQLARQAIKNVRKRDMDEKAREKARRVRIRQHNEDVLRQAAIASTPHSAAAYDQPSETLGRRGRRRGKTKEPTLASMLKKKVTTKDRIAERLLNARARDAATREASHNEDMTYREAFPNQWQ; via the exons ATGCCTCGTGCGACAttctcctccggccggccgccctcgtcgccgtcgGCGGAGTCGGGCTCGAACCCCTCCATCTCGTCGACGGTGGATACGTCTATAGCGTCCCTCATCGAgcgcgccacctccaccaccgctccTTCCGTCGACCCCGTCCTCCTCCGCGCCATCAAGTCCTCGGCTCGCGCCTCCGATGGCGCCATCCGCGACGccttccgcctcctcctctccctcatgTCCAAGCCCCACTCCCAT GTGCGGCTCCTCGCCTTCAGCATCGTCGACGAGCTCTTCATGCGCTCCAAGCTCTTCCGCTCCCTCCTCGCCGACGCGCTCGACGGATTCGTCCCGCTAGCCGTTGGCTTCCGCAGCGACGACCAGCTCCCGCCGCCGGCTGCCTCCGCCAACACGCTCCGCAAGTCCGCCATCCAGGCGCTCGAGCGCTGGCACCACCTCTTCGGCGTGCACTACCGCCAGCTCCGTCTCGCCGTCGAGTACCTCAAGGAGTCCGCCCGTATCCAGTTCCCCGGCATCCGCGCAGCCGTCGAGGCTCGTGCCGCGCGGGAGGCACGCACGCAGGAGATCTTGACTGCCAAGGTTGAGCAGCTGCGCCAGGACATTGCGTCCATAAAGGCTGAAATCCGATCCACCATCCAAGAGATCCGCAACGGGCTGGTGATCATCCGTGCCGAGTACGAGAAATTCGAGGGTTATGTGGACGACaatgaggaggagcaggaggttgCTTCGTTGGCGATGCGGAGCATCAGGGCAGCATCGTTGATGGCCGGGGAATGGGTGCCTGAAACCAAGGAAAACGAGGCAGTTTTCGATGCATTGAGGGAGGCGTACCGGCTCCTTATGTCAAAGCACTTTGGCACCATTCAGGATTGGATATCCGTGCTTATTAGAGTCAATCTTGCAGATAACCGGTTCAGAGATTCTGCGCTCAAGGAACTCATTGATGTTAAGAATGAAATACGCGCGGTGAGAGGCCAGTGCAATGAGCTTGGTCTTGATCTCGATAATGTTCGTAGGAAGAAGGATattcaggaggaggaggatgaagattgGGAGGAGGGTAAGATTGAAGTTCCTAGTCCTGATAGAGCTGAGAGCAGTGCAGATGTTGCAGGTTCCAGCAAGGACGCTAGAAAGGGAAAGGGGGTGGTGGGCGCAGTGAACTCTGGTGACAATGACATGCCAAATGCTGGCAATACATCTCAGGAGATGGATCCAGAGAGAGCAAGGCTCCTTGCTGAAGCCCCTTTGGTATCATGGAGCTCAGTCTTGGACCGGTGGGGTTCCAATGGGGATGCACATGTAAACCAGAGGGGGCTTGAGCTCGAGAGCCATTGGGGAAGGATGGATAATGATGCTGTTATACCTGCAGCAAAGATTGCAGAGTTAAATGTTCACCATTCTGTTTATAAGGAAGAGCCGGTTGAGATCCTACCATGCCGTGCACCTCTGAAGAAAGGAGGTCTTTGCCACAGAAAGGATCTCAAGATATGCCCTTTTCATGGACCCATCATCCCACGTGATTCACAAGGAAAGCCAATTGGTCTAAATGATGGCAGTTCTGGTGCAGGAGGCGATCCCGTTGAGCAGAGTGGTGACATCTGTGATGCAGGAGGAAGAATTCCGATTGAGACAAATGGAAGCAGTGATGGTGAATATACGCCGGAGCCTTCTTCTTCAATGACTACAAACAGTAACAATGACACTGGCGTCTTGGATGGAGCTCATAATCTTGGTAAAAATACAATGGATCAGCTGGCGAGGCAAGCAATTAAGAATGTGCGGAAAAGGGACATGGATGAGAAAGCGCGTGAAAAAGCCCGACGTGTGAGAATCCGTCAGCATAATGAAGATGTTCTGCGACAAGCGGCTATTGCTTCAACTCCCCACTCAGCAGCAGCATATGACCAACCTTCTGAAACACTGGGCCGACGGGGTCGACGTCGAGGTAAAACAAAGGAACCCACACTAGCATCGATGCTGAAGAAAAAAGTTACCACAAAAGATAGGATTGCAGAGAGGCTCCTAAATGCTCGAGCTAGGGATGCAGCCACAAGAGAAGCTTCTCATAATGAGGATATGACCTACAGGGAAGCCTTCCCGAATCAGTGGCAATGA
- the LOC124692845 gene encoding ABC transporter B family member 11-like, with translation MHRLFAFADRRDAVLMTVGAVAAMANGVAMPFLAFLVGDLVDAFGPANRANVVHAVAKVSVRFVYLAIASGVAGFLQVSCWMVTGERQAARIRGLYLEAILRQDISFFDVETSTGEVIERMSSDTVLIQDAIGEKVGKFLQLISTFLGGFIIAFSRGWLLSLVMLSSIPPVVASAAVMSLVLSKLSYRSQMAYAEAGKVVEQTIGSIRTVVSFTGERRAIDKYQEFLKISYRSAVHQGTAGGLGIGSLLLIVFCSYGLAVWYGARLIIEKGYTGGYIINVLMAIMTGAMALGQSSPCLTAFASGQIAAHKMFATIYRKPEIDASDKGGIILDNFVGDVELKDVNFSYPARPEQRIFNGFSISIPTGTTVALVGESGSGKSTVISLVERFYDPQSGEVLLDGVNLKELNLSWIRQKIGLVSQEPILFTTTIRENIGYGKRGASEEEIRSAIVLANAAKFIDKLPNGLDTMVGEHGTQLSGGQKQRIAIARAILKNPSILLLDEATSALDAESERVVQDALNNIMVNRTTIIVAHRLSTVKNADTISVLHRGQLVEQGPHAELIKDSNGAYSQLLRLQEVNTDRKGSHGDDSNRLQSAPDTANSASQHSSINPSLERSMSRYSAQGGSRRNSQTFSLNEHITERVDDVKSEKNVIRRLLYLHKPEIPILLLGCTAAAANGAILPVFGMLLSSAINTFYEPPQKLRKDSAFWAEIYVMLGVISIIIIPMQYSLFNMAGGKLIERIRAISFTRVVYQEIGWFDDPLNSSGAIGSRLSGDAASIKSIAGDVLSLIVQSLSTSVVGIIIAMTANWQLAFIVLCFLPCVIAQSYAQGRLMRGFGADAKEMYEQASTIASDAISNIRTVASFCAEEKMIESYRNKCEGPLTKGVRQGAISGVGYGFSFALLFCFYAVSFYVGARFVHNGTAEVGQVFKVFFSLTMMAVGVSQSSSLARDYSKVQDAAVSIFRIIDRISKIDASSEVGRTLDTVEGNIELQHVSFKYPARTDVQIFRDLCLRIPSGKTVALVGESGSGKSTVIALIERFYDPDSGAIFLDGVDVKTLKLSWLRQQIGLVGQEPVLFNDTIRANIAYGKNEQVSEEEIIAVAEAANAHRFISSLPHGYDTSVGERGVQLSGGQKQRIAIARAILKDPKLLLLDEATSALDAESERIVQEALDRVTVGRTTVVVAHRLSTITAADKIAVIKNGVVAEEGRHEQLLRLPGGAYASLVALQSSSSH, from the exons ATGCACCGGCTCTTCGCGTTCGCGGACCGGCGGGACGCGGTGCTGATGACGGTCGGCGCCGTGGCGGCCATGGCCAACGGCGTCGCGATGCCGTTCCTCGCCTTCCTCGTCGGCGATCTCGTCGACGCGTTCGGCCCCGCCAACCGCGCCAATGTCGTCCACGCCGTCGCCAAG GTTTCTGTCAGATTTGTGTACCTCGCAATAGCTTCTGGAGTAGCAGGGTTTCTTC AGGTGTCATGCTGGATGGTGACTGGTGAAAGGCAGGCTGCACGCATCCGAGGGCTGTACCTTGAGGCTATACTTAGACAAGATATATCATTTTTTGACGTGGAGACGTCAACTGGAGAAGTTATTGAAAGGATGTCTAGTGACACAGTATTAATTCAAGATGCCATTGGAGAAAAG GTGGGCAAGTTTCTCCAACTGATATCAACGTTTCTTGGTGGTTTTATCATCGCATTTTCAAGAGGCTGGCTTCTGTCCCTGGTAATGTTGTCAAGTATTCCTCCTGTTGTAGCATCAGCTGCAGTCATGTCGCTTGTCCTGTCAAAGTTATCATACCGTTCCCAGATGGCCTATGCCGAAGCAGGAAAAGTCGTTGAACAAACAATAGGATCAATCAGAACG GTGGTATCTTTCACTGGGGAGAggagagcaattgacaaatatcaGGAGTTTTTAAAAATATCATACAGGTCAGCAGTCCACCAGGGCACGGCCGGGGGCCTTGGAATTGGTTCCCTTTTGCTTATTGTTTTCTGCAGCTATGGATTAGCTGTATGGTATGGTGCAAGGTTGATTATTGAGAAGGGATATACTGGGGGATATATCATTAATGTATTGATGGCGATCATGACTGGTGCAAT GGCTCTTGGCCAATCTTCGCCATGCTTAACTGCTTTTGCATCAGGACAGATTGCCGCTCATAAAATGTTTGCAACAATTTATAGAAAACCTGAGATTGATGCCAGTGACAAGGGTGGCATTATACTGGACAACTTTGTTGGAGATGTTGAGTTGAAAGATGTCAATTTCAGTTACCCTGCACGGCCTGAGCAACGTATCTTCAATGGCTTCTCTATTAGCATTCCAACTGGCACAACAGTGGCATTGGTTGGGGAGAGTGGAAGCGGGAAGTCTACTGTAATTAGCTTGGTAGAGAGATTCTATGATCCACAATCAGGTGAAGTACTTTTGGATGGTGTTAATCTGAAAGAGCTAAACCTTAGTTGGATAAGGCAGAAAATAGGGCTTGTTAGCCAAGAGCCTATTCTTTTCACAACCACTATAAGAGAAAATATAGGGTATGGAAAAAGAGGTGCATCAGAGGAAGAAATCAGGAGCGCAATTGTGCTGGCCAATGCTGCGAAGTTCATCGACAAGTTACCAAAT GGACTTGATACAATGGTTGGTGAGCATGGAACACAACTATCTGGCGGACAGAAACAGAGGATTGCAATTGCAAGAGCAATTTTGAAAAACCCCAGCATACTACTTCTTGATGAAGCTACAAGTGCACTTGATGCCGAGTCTGAACGAGTAGTTCAAGATGCACTTAATAATATCATGGTGAACAGAACCACAATAATTGTGGCGCATCGCCTGAGCACTGTCAAAAATGCTGATACAATATCGGTGCTACATCGTGGACAGCTTGTAGAACAAG GACCGCATGCTGAGTTGATAAAGGATTCCAATGGAGCATACTCTCAACTTTTACGTCTTCAAGAGGTTAATACAGATAGGAAGGGGTCTCATGGAGATGACTCCAACAGGTTACAATCAGCACCGGATACTGCAAATTCTGCAAGTCAACACAGCAGCATAAATCCATCCCTTGAGAGATCTATGAGTAGATATTCGGCACAGGGTGGAAGCAGAAGGAACTCACAGACATTCTCATTgaatgaacacataaccgaaaggGTTGATGATGTGAAGTCGGAGAAGAATGTAATCAGACGCCTACTCTACCTTCATAAGCCTGAGATTCCAATTCTTCTCTTAGGATGCactgctgccgcagccaatggtgCTATACTTCCTGTGTTCGGTATGCTGCTTTCAAGTGCCATTAACACATTCTATGAACCACCCCAGAAATTGCGAAAAGATTCAGCGTTCTGGGCAGAGATCTATGTGATGTTGGGTGTCATCTCCATCATTATCATCCCAATGCAATACTCTTTGTTCAACATGGCAGGTGGTAAACTTATCGAGCGCATACGTGCTATATCATTTACTCGGGTTGTTTACCAGGAAATAGGATGGTTCGATGACCCGTTGAACAGCAG TGGGGCAATAGGCTCCAGGTTATCAGGGGATGCAGCGTCTATTAAGAGCATTGCTGGGGATGTCTTATCATTGATAGTGCAAAGCCTAAGCACTAGTGTTGTCGGTATTATAATAGCCATGACTGCAAACTGGCAACTAGCATTCATAGTATTGTGCTTCCTTCCTTGCGTGATTGCACAGAGTTATGCTCAAGGCAGGTTGATGAGGGGTTTTGGTGCCGACGCCAAG GAAATGTACGAACAAGCAAGCACAATTGCCAGTGATGCCATCAGTAACATCAGGACTGTTGCTTCATTTTGTGCAGAAGAGAAGATGATCGAAAGCTACCGAAACAAATGTGAAGGTCCTTTGACGAAAGGAGTTCGTCAAGGGGCTATAAGTGGTGTGGGTTATGGATTCTCATTCGCGTTGCTCTTCTGTTTTTATGCTGTATCCTTTTACGTCGGAGCTCGCTTTGTACACAATGGGACAGCAGAAGTTGGGCAAGTCTTCAAG GTCTTCTTTTCTTTAACCATGATGGCTGTTGGAGTTTCGCAGTCGAGTTCGCTTGCTCGGGATTATAGCAAAGTGCAAGATGCAGCTGTTTCTATTTTCAGGATTATTGATAGGATATCCAAGATTGACGCAAGCTCTGAGGTAGGAAGGACACTAGACACAGTGGAAGGGAATATAGAGTTGCAGCACGTGAGCTTCAAGTACCCTGCTCGGACTGACGTGCAAATCTTCAGAGATTTGTGCTTGAGGATACCATCTGGCAAG ACTGTGGCGCTTGTTGGGGAAAGCGGAAGTGGGAAATCGACGGTGATAGCCTTGATCGAGAGGTTCTACGATCCCGACTCTGGTGCCATCTTTCTAGACGGGGTTGATGTGAAGACCCTCAAGCTCAGCTGGCTCAGGCAGCAGATTGGTCTGGTAGGCCAAGAACCAGTCCTCTTCAACGACACCATCAGAGCAAACATCGCCTACGGCAAGAATGAGCAGGTATCCGAGGAAGAGATCATCGCCGTCGCCGAGGCCGCCAATGCCCACCGGTTCATCTCCTCCCTCCCACACGGGTATGACACAAGCGTCGGCGAGCGTGGGGTGCAGCTATCCGGCGGGCAGAAGCAGCGGATAGCCATCGCAAGGGCGATCCTCAAGGACCCCAAGCTGCTTCTGCtggacgaggcgaccagcgcgctGGACGCTGAGTCGGAGCGCATCGTGCAGGAGGCGCTGGACAGGGTGACTGTCGGAAGGACAACAGTGGTTGTGGCTCACCGGCTGTCGACCATCACCGCGGCCGACAAGATTGCAGTCATTAAGAATGGCGTGGTCGCCGAGGAAGGCCGGCACGAGCAGCTGCTGCGCCTGCCCGGTGGGGCCTATGCGTCCCTTGTTGCGTTGCAGTCTAGCAGCTCACACTAG